In a genomic window of Carassius gibelio isolate Cgi1373 ecotype wild population from Czech Republic chromosome A3, carGib1.2-hapl.c, whole genome shotgun sequence:
- the LOC127947172 gene encoding C-type mannose receptor 2, whose translation MSRKENDLWWIGLHSFKNDGRLRWSDHSVLNYVSWGLGEPQPITKEPKCAQISASKGDWSDQSCHIDLPYVCKRVNVMGTIAPTPAPPLMPAGCSRGWSPLLHKCYKVFGEELSSRSTWESASNMCLTHRATLVTVPNHRVQAFMVTLLPNSSFHVWVGLTSGSQAQFMWLEPGLLSYTNWAPGEPVDNRQMKSPGNCIVLLHGSPPQMMGMWASRRCDAEKHGFVCMKDKDPTLPPDVDLLPPSLDGALVFDGMQYRILQKPLDWRGALYLCDSINGTLAVVRDPRQHAYLTLVLSTLRKPSWIGLHNDGAQSYTWLGEEELTFSDWRDGEPNQMYGCGHMTVEGQWATAACNTKLNAICEINTERRIDHRWIYPGFCPEPVGNWSWVPFRNHCYSFILHELKFKHEAIRMCNKVGAKLLSILDENENSFVWEHMQSFQQQVHGAWLGMIFNTKEGSLEWSESQVLDYSNWEQQDTNLSMLTANSCFWVQSNTGLWSPGSCKNGTHGVICKRPRGSTAELEVQSAVDHLHVLTQVLVAALVLIALVVGGIYLYRRWSFGSTGAYDSARYSRTNSAPSEEAGLVSDLELNEQGQ comes from the exons ATGTCCCGCAAAGAAAATGACCTGTGGTGGATTGGTTTACACAGTTTTAAGAACGACGGGAGATTAAGGTGGTCTGATCATTCTGTGCTCAATTATGTGTCCTGGGGACTAGGAGAGCCTCAACCAATCACCAAAGAGCCCAAATGTGCCCAAATCTCCGCTTCAAAAG GTGACTGGTCAGACCAGAGCTGTCACATCGATCTGCCATATGTGTGTAAAAGGGTCAATGTGATGGGTACCATCGCTCCCACACCTGCTCCTCCTCTCATGCCTGCTGGCTGCTCCCGGGGCTGGAGTCCTTTACTACACAAG TGTTATAAGGTGTTTGGAGAGGAGCTGTCGAGTCGTAGCACTTGGGAATCTGCATCCAACATGTGTCTGACACATAGAGCCACGCTAGTGACAGTGCCCAACCACAGAGTTCAGG cGTTCATGGTGACTCTGCTGCCCAACAGCAGTTTCCATGTGTGGGTGGGGCTCACTTCAGGATCACAGGCTCAGTTCATGTGGCTTGAACCTGGTTTGCTTAGCTACACTAACTGGGCCCCCGGAGAACCAGTGGACAACAGACAAATGAAAAGCCCG GGTAACTGCATAGTGCTTCTCCATGGAAGTCCTCCCCAAATGATGGGCATGTGGGCGTCTCGCAGGTGTGATGCAGAGAAACACGGCTTCGTCTGCATGAAAGATAAAG ACCCTACCTTGCCCCCTGATGTGGACCTTCTTCCCCCATCATTAGATGGTGCATTAGTATTTGATGGCATGCAGTACCGGATTTTGCAGAAGCCTCTGGACTGGCGTGGAGCACTGTATTTGTGTGACTCCATTAATGGCACACTGGCAGTGGTGCGGGATCCTCGGCAGCACGCCTACCTCACACTCGTCCTCAGCACGCTCCGCAAACCCTCCTGGATCGGACTACACAACGACGGG GCTCAGAGCTACACATGGCTGGGTGAAGAGGAGCTCACATTCAGTGACTGGCGGGATGGAGAGCCTAATCAAATGTATGGATGTGGTCACATGACCGTTGAGGGCCAGTGGGCCACAGCTGCTTGCAATACCAAATTAAACGCCATCTGTGAAATTAACACGG AGAGAAGGATAGACCACAGGTGGATATATCCAGGTTTTTGCCCAGAGCCTGTAGGTAATTGGTCCTGGGTTCCTTTCAGAAATCACTGCTACTCGTTCATCCTCCACGAACTAAAATTTAAACACGAGGCCATACGCATGTGTAACAAAG TGGGTGCTAAACTGTTGTCAATATTAGATGAAAATGAGAACAGTTTTGTATGGGAGCACATGCAGAGTTTTCAACAACAGGTCCACGGAGCTTGGCTTGGAATGATCTTTAACACCAAAG AAGGCAGTCTGGAGTGGTCAGAGAGTCAAGTATTAGACTACAGTAACTGGGAGCAGCAGGACACTAATCTGAGCATGCTGACAGCCAACAGCTGCTTCTGGGTTCAGAGCAACACAGGCCTCTGGAGCCCCGGCTCCTGCAAAAATGGCACACATGGAGTCATCTGTAAACGCCCACGAG GATCCACAGCAGAGCTTGAAGTTCAGT CTGCGGTCGATCATCTCCATGTATTAACACAGGTCCTGGTTGCAGCACTCGTTCTGATTGCTCTGGTGGTGGGAGGGATTTATCTGTATCGTAGGTGGAGCTTCGGCTCCACGGGCGCTTATGACAGCGCTCGGTACAGCCGCACTAACTCCGCCCCCTCCGAAGAAGCAGGTCTTGTTTCAGACCTGGAGTTAAACGAACAGGGCCAATAA